One Fontisphaera persica DNA window includes the following coding sequences:
- a CDS encoding Dabb family protein, whose product MFSHVVIFWTDPARPEAADALLAGAEKYLRPIPGILHFHVGKMVPSHRAVVDQSYAVGLNLVFADKATQDAYQTHPLHVEFVEKVFKPNCTRVVVYDFA is encoded by the coding sequence ATGTTTTCACACGTGGTCATTTTTTGGACCGACCCGGCTCGACCAGAAGCGGCTGACGCGCTCCTGGCAGGCGCAGAAAAGTACCTGCGGCCCATTCCGGGCATCCTGCACTTTCACGTGGGCAAAATGGTGCCCAGCCATCGGGCGGTGGTGGACCAGAGTTACGCGGTGGGGTTGAATCTTGTCTTTGCGGACAAAGCCACGCAGGACGCCTACCAAACGCATCCGCTGCACGTGGAGTTTGTGGAAAAAGTCTTCAAACCCAACTGCACGCGGGTGGTGGTGTACGATTTTGCATAA
- a CDS encoding family 20 glycosylhydrolase: MKARKLWSWSLALWVLACASVGAAPAAAEPFPVRGLCIAAPAPRQVERFAAWMTNELAARGVNTLIVRVDFNYAYESHPELRGGAPLSRAEVQRLVQAGRAAGIHLIPQINLLGHQSWQSTPGKLLQVYPEFDETPWVTLPAKYQWPNPDRLYCKSYCPLHPGVHKVVFALVDELCDAFEARAFHAGMDEVFYLGEDRCPRCGGKDKAELFAGEVTRIQQHLKSRQRELWIWGDRLLDGRTTGIGEWEASFNDTHRAIDLIPKDVVICDWHYERAHPTPIYFALKGFRVVACLWNRAEVGAQQVRDLMLMRERAAPAVRQRLLGVVQTVWSGVDGFWREWESLKNDPPPPPDQARVARCFLRVSEEWKVAEKSQSDEALPR, from the coding sequence ATGAAAGCCCGCAAGCTTTGGTCATGGAGCCTTGCTCTTTGGGTGCTGGCCTGCGCTTCCGTAGGGGCCGCTCCTGCTGCCGCTGAACCTTTTCCCGTGCGCGGTCTCTGCATCGCCGCCCCCGCTCCCCGGCAGGTGGAACGCTTTGCCGCCTGGATGACCAATGAGCTGGCTGCCCGCGGGGTGAACACCCTGATTGTGCGCGTGGATTTCAATTATGCCTACGAAAGCCATCCCGAGCTGCGTGGTGGCGCCCCGCTTTCCAGGGCGGAAGTCCAGCGGCTCGTCCAGGCCGGCCGGGCCGCCGGCATTCACCTCATCCCGCAAATCAACCTCCTCGGCCATCAGTCCTGGCAAAGCACCCCCGGCAAGCTGTTGCAGGTCTATCCCGAATTCGATGAAACGCCCTGGGTCACGCTGCCCGCCAAATACCAGTGGCCCAATCCCGACCGCCTTTACTGCAAAAGTTACTGCCCCCTGCATCCGGGCGTGCACAAGGTGGTTTTTGCGCTGGTGGACGAGTTGTGCGACGCCTTCGAGGCCCGCGCTTTCCACGCCGGCATGGACGAGGTGTTTTACCTGGGCGAAGACCGCTGTCCCCGCTGCGGGGGGAAGGACAAAGCGGAGCTTTTTGCTGGCGAGGTCACCCGCATCCAGCAACACTTGAAAAGCCGCCAGCGCGAGCTGTGGATTTGGGGAGACCGGCTCCTGGACGGCCGCACCACCGGCATTGGCGAATGGGAGGCCAGTTTCAACGACACCCACCGCGCCATTGATTTGATACCCAAGGACGTGGTGATTTGCGACTGGCATTATGAGCGCGCCCATCCCACCCCCATTTATTTTGCCCTCAAAGGCTTCCGCGTGGTGGCCTGCCTGTGGAATCGCGCCGAAGTGGGCGCGCAGCAAGTCCGCGACCTCATGCTTATGCGCGAACGCGCCGCCCCCGCCGTGCGCCAGCGCCTGCTGGGCGTGGTGCAGACCGTCTGGAGCGGCGTGGACGGTTTTTGGCGCGAATGGGAAAGCCTCAAAAATGACCCGCCGCCCCCGCCCGACCAGGCCCGCGTGGCCCGCTGCTTCCTCCGCGTCAGTGAGGAATGGAAAGTTGCTGAGAAAAGTCAATCGGACGAAGCTTTGCCCCGCTGA
- a CDS encoding SGNH/GDSL hydrolase family protein: MNFNIRIRLVLGRVPRLPTLILLLAACWVTGITLRADMMADSPVKFPEKGALPAKYPPDVGGGTNQVAEKDYYLFRTPERSLAQIQKIQQEMPPGQFTPPPADWQPLRRTRQKLMEGGRLRLLAMGDSIVNDTMRSGWVARLQEAYPKCQIEALVYVRGGGGCQHYKEEQRIPKIVAPRQPDLVLIGGISQRDIESIREVIRQLREALPEVEILLFTGAFGTADPRDAAALAKARYSGTGEYGKALKQLATEEKCAYLDLTTPWAEYIRSSGLHPHLFYRDVVHANEYGEQILGKIMLAFFTFQPKP, from the coding sequence ATGAACTTTAACATCCGTATCCGCCTCGTACTGGGTCGAGTCCCGCGCCTGCCAACGTTAATTCTCCTGCTGGCCGCATGCTGGGTAACTGGGATTACCCTCCGCGCCGACATGATGGCAGACTCGCCGGTGAAATTCCCCGAAAAAGGCGCCTTGCCCGCCAAATATCCGCCGGACGTCGGCGGCGGCACCAATCAGGTGGCGGAAAAGGATTACTACCTCTTCCGCACGCCGGAGCGCTCACTGGCCCAAATCCAGAAAATCCAGCAGGAAATGCCTCCCGGCCAGTTCACCCCACCGCCCGCCGACTGGCAGCCGTTGCGGCGCACGCGCCAGAAATTGATGGAAGGCGGGAGGCTGCGCCTGCTGGCCATGGGCGACAGCATCGTCAACGATACCATGCGCTCCGGTTGGGTGGCGCGATTGCAGGAGGCTTATCCCAAGTGCCAGATTGAAGCCCTGGTCTATGTGCGGGGTGGGGGCGGCTGCCAGCATTACAAGGAAGAGCAGCGCATCCCCAAAATCGTGGCGCCGCGCCAGCCTGACCTGGTGCTCATTGGCGGCATCAGCCAGCGGGACATCGAAAGCATCCGCGAGGTCATCCGCCAGCTCCGCGAGGCTTTGCCGGAGGTGGAGATACTCTTGTTCACCGGCGCGTTTGGCACGGCCGACCCCCGCGATGCAGCAGCGCTGGCCAAGGCCCGTTACTCAGGCACAGGCGAGTATGGCAAGGCCCTGAAACAACTGGCAACCGAGGAAAAATGCGCCTACCTGGATTTGACCACGCCCTGGGCTGAATATATCCGCAGCTCCGGCCTGCATCCGCACCTCTTTTACCGTGACGTCGTCCACGCCAACGAATACGGCGAACAAATCCTCGGTAAAATCATGCTGGCATTTTTTACTTTCCAGCCGAAGCCTTGA